In a single window of the Prochlorococcus marinus XMU1412 genome:
- the gltX gene encoding glutamate--tRNA ligase encodes MEKRLRLAPSPTGLFHIGTARTALFNWLYAQKIGGKFLIRIEDTDILRSKSEYTKNILEGLKWLGLKWDEEPIKQSDRISIHKSYIKKLLECGAAYRCFTTEDEISELRQEQKKKGLPPKHDNRHRSLSKEEIETFISRGRTSVIRFKIDEKIEIKWADQIRGEIKWQGKDLGGDLVLSRRAKGYEIGDPLYNLAVVVDDNFMNITHVVRGEDHISNTAKQILIYKALNFNLPTFSHTPLILSSEGKKLSKRDCVTSIDEFREMGYLPEALSNYMAFLGWSPKSTDREILSLDEISEIFDLSEINKAGAKFSWEKLNWINAQYIKNMESIKLSEIMKKYWDDNGWEPPSQEWAYKLAILIRDSMTLIKDSIDQSKPFFLIPTIQKEGQDFLKNKDSKLSLKLILNYLIEQNTIKLNKEKAKEIINEISKNHNIKKGILMKSLRVAFFGSLSGPDLIQSWELFAESKTDRTRIARCL; translated from the coding sequence TTGGAAAAACGTTTAAGACTAGCACCGAGTCCAACGGGTTTATTTCATATTGGGACAGCGCGAACAGCACTATTCAACTGGTTGTATGCACAAAAAATAGGTGGAAAATTTCTCATCAGAATAGAAGATACAGATATTCTTCGATCTAAATCTGAATATACAAAAAATATATTAGAGGGCTTGAAATGGCTTGGACTTAAATGGGATGAAGAACCTATAAAGCAAAGTGACCGAATTTCGATTCATAAAAGTTATATAAAAAAGCTATTGGAATGTGGAGCTGCATATAGGTGCTTTACAACAGAAGATGAAATATCTGAATTAAGACAAGAACAAAAAAAGAAAGGATTACCTCCAAAGCATGATAATAGACACAGAAGTCTTTCAAAAGAAGAAATAGAAACATTCATATCCCGAGGAAGGACTTCAGTAATAAGGTTTAAGATTGATGAAAAAATTGAAATTAAATGGGCAGATCAGATAAGAGGTGAAATCAAATGGCAAGGGAAGGATTTGGGCGGTGATTTAGTTTTGTCAAGAAGGGCCAAAGGATATGAGATTGGAGATCCTTTATATAATCTTGCAGTTGTAGTTGATGATAATTTCATGAATATCACTCATGTTGTAAGGGGTGAAGACCATATCTCGAACACTGCAAAACAAATATTGATCTATAAAGCATTAAATTTTAATTTGCCAACTTTTTCGCATACACCCTTAATACTAAGTAGCGAAGGGAAAAAATTATCTAAGAGAGATTGCGTTACGTCAATCGACGAATTCAGAGAAATGGGATATTTACCTGAGGCCTTATCGAACTATATGGCCTTTTTAGGTTGGTCTCCAAAATCTACTGACAGAGAAATACTTTCACTTGATGAGATATCTGAAATTTTTGACTTATCAGAAATAAATAAAGCTGGAGCCAAATTCAGTTGGGAAAAACTCAACTGGATTAATGCTCAATATATAAAAAATATGGAATCAATAAAGTTAAGTGAGATCATGAAGAAATACTGGGATGATAATGGTTGGGAGCCGCCATCTCAAGAATGGGCTTATAAACTAGCAATTTTGATTAGAGACTCTATGACTCTTATAAAAGATTCAATTGATCAATCAAAACCATTTTTCTTAATACCTACAATTCAAAAAGAAGGTCAAGATTTTCTGAAAAACAAAGATAGCAAATTATCTCTAAAACTAATATTAAATTATTTAATTGAACAAAATACTATAAAACTAAATAAAGAGAAAGCCAAAGAAATAATAAACGAAATCTCAAAAAATCATAATATTAAAAAAGGGATATTAATGAAATCATTAAGAGTAGCTTTTTTTGGATCTCTCAGTGGGCCAGATTTAATTCAAAGTTGGGAGCTTTTCGCAGAGAGTAAAACTGATAGAACTCGAATTGCAAGATGTCTTTAA
- the rplS gene encoding 50S ribosomal protein L19 — MAKEKQEKELETGIKADASVDVAVEQKEKNTVSENTQTLSASNLIKEFENEQLKKELPEIYVGDTVKVGVKITEGNKERVQPYEGVVIAKRHGGINQTITVRRIFQGIGVERVFMLHSPQVASLKVERRGKVRRAKLFYLRDRVGKATRVKQRFDR, encoded by the coding sequence ATGGCCAAAGAGAAACAAGAGAAGGAATTAGAAACCGGTATTAAAGCTGACGCATCAGTAGATGTAGCAGTTGAACAAAAAGAAAAAAATACGGTTTCTGAGAATACGCAAACCTTAAGTGCATCAAATCTTATTAAGGAATTTGAGAATGAACAATTAAAAAAAGAATTACCTGAAATATATGTTGGGGACACTGTTAAAGTTGGAGTAAAAATTACAGAAGGTAATAAAGAAAGAGTCCAACCTTATGAAGGTGTGGTCATAGCAAAAAGGCATGGAGGTATCAACCAGACTATTACAGTTAGAAGAATTTTTCAGGGTATAGGTGTTGAAAGAGTATTTATGCTACATAGTCCACAGGTTGCCTCTCTAAAAGTTGAACGTAGAGGTAAAGTAAGAAGAGCTAAGTTATTCTATCTGAGAGATAGAGTAGGAAAAGCTACTCGCGTAAAACAACGCTTTGATCGATAA
- a CDS encoding PepSY domain-containing protein, producing the protein MKTLFNSRQFHKALAPWVFLPLFISSITGLLYRVSKDLLGYSREQVHWLMSLHEGEWLGDNGELIYVILNSLGVLWMLLTGFQMFSKTISFTKKVTKGESKG; encoded by the coding sequence ATGAAAACTTTATTTAATTCTAGGCAATTTCATAAGGCTTTGGCGCCCTGGGTTTTTCTTCCATTATTTATATCTTCAATTACTGGTCTTCTTTATAGGGTTTCAAAAGATTTACTAGGTTACTCTAGAGAACAAGTTCATTGGTTAATGTCTCTCCACGAGGGCGAATGGCTTGGAGATAATGGAGAACTTATATACGTAATATTGAATTCCCTTGGAGTTCTATGGATGCTCTTAACAGGATTCCAAATGTTTTCAAAAACAATTTCATTTACCAAAAAGGTTACTAAAGGCGAGTCAAAAGGTTAA
- the map gene encoding type I methionyl aminopeptidase: MRHFADLLLNKNNSKANDQVPFIQRRRGIEIKSSREINLMKRSSRIVATVLREINDLIKPGMSTKDLDDFAEKRIKSFGAVPSFKGYHGFPCSICSSINNEVVHGIPNKNKIIKNGDLVKIDTGAYIDGFHGDSCISICVGEVSPKAQKLSDIAYRALYAGLSKIKAGNTLLDVAGEIEDIVVNNGFSVVEDYTGHGVGRNLHEEPSVFNFRTKELPNVVLREGMTLAVEPIVNEGTKFCKTLNDRWTVITKDGKLSAQWEHTIVVLKDGIEILTDRDF; the protein is encoded by the coding sequence ATGAGACATTTTGCAGATCTTTTGTTAAATAAAAATAATTCCAAAGCTAATGATCAAGTTCCTTTTATTCAGAGGAGAAGAGGAATTGAAATAAAGTCTTCACGGGAAATAAATTTGATGAAAAGATCTAGCAGGATTGTAGCAACTGTTTTGAGGGAAATTAATGACTTAATTAAACCTGGAATGAGTACAAAAGATTTAGATGATTTCGCAGAAAAGAGGATAAAAAGTTTTGGAGCTGTGCCAAGTTTCAAGGGTTACCATGGATTCCCTTGTAGTATTTGTTCTAGTATTAATAATGAGGTTGTCCACGGGATTCCAAATAAAAATAAAATAATTAAAAATGGTGACTTGGTTAAAATTGATACAGGGGCATATATAGATGGTTTCCATGGAGACAGTTGTATATCAATTTGTGTAGGAGAAGTTAGTCCAAAGGCTCAAAAACTTAGTGATATAGCTTATAGAGCATTGTATGCGGGGCTTTCGAAAATCAAGGCAGGCAATACACTTCTAGATGTGGCTGGTGAAATCGAAGACATTGTTGTAAATAATGGCTTTAGTGTTGTAGAAGACTATACAGGTCATGGAGTTGGAAGAAATCTTCATGAAGAACCATCGGTATTTAATTTTCGGACCAAAGAATTGCCCAACGTCGTCCTTCGTGAAGGAATGACATTAGCAGTGGAACCTATTGTTAATGAAGGGACTAAATTTTGCAAAACACTAAATGATAGATGGACCGTAATAACAAAAGATGGAAAACTATCGGCCCAATGGGAGCATACAATAGTTGTTTTAAAAGATGGTATTGAAATATTGACAGATCGAGATTTCTAG
- a CDS encoding SDR family oxidoreductase produces the protein MINPTKNEKTIGITGASGALGKELTKLFRQKGYKVIGFTHSKTNYEINLESPNEWIKWECGKESSLKKQLENIDILILNHGIYDLSRKNSNYENSIEINALSKFKFLNLFEDIAISNDSLIKKEIWINTSEAEILPALNPSYEISKSLIGQLVSFKKNLLNKNTKKKLIIKKIILGPFKSELNPLGIMSPKFVSKKIYDLANSKNYLVIISPNPLTYILFPLKEFFNFLYCQIIYKYKS, from the coding sequence ATGATAAATCCTACCAAAAACGAAAAAACTATAGGGATAACTGGAGCCTCAGGTGCGCTAGGGAAAGAATTAACAAAGCTGTTTCGTCAAAAAGGATATAAAGTGATTGGATTTACTCATAGTAAAACTAATTATGAAATAAATCTTGAATCTCCAAATGAATGGATTAAATGGGAATGTGGGAAGGAGTCGTCATTAAAAAAACAATTAGAAAATATAGACATTTTAATTTTGAACCATGGTATCTATGATTTGAGTAGAAAAAATTCAAATTATGAAAACTCAATCGAGATAAATGCATTAAGCAAATTCAAATTTTTAAATTTATTTGAAGATATTGCTATAAGCAATGATTCTCTAATAAAAAAAGAGATTTGGATAAATACATCAGAAGCAGAAATATTACCCGCCCTAAATCCATCATATGAAATTAGTAAATCCCTTATTGGTCAATTAGTTTCATTCAAAAAAAATCTTCTGAACAAAAATACAAAGAAAAAATTAATAATAAAAAAAATCATCTTAGGGCCATTTAAATCAGAACTAAATCCTCTCGGAATAATGAGTCCTAAATTTGTTTCAAAAAAAATTTATGATTTAGCCAATTCAAAAAATTATCTAGTAATAATTAGTCCAAACCCTTTAACATATATACTCTTTCCGTTGAAAGAATTTTTTAATTTTTTGTATTGCCAAATTATTTATAAGTACAAATCTTAG
- a CDS encoding phosphotransacetylase family protein produces MSDILLIGSCEPFSGKSAMVLGIAKKLLQKKKKVRIGKPLATCIELTNLPSMSYEGLIDDDVKFIGSTLNIEEENLISSVGLLDNISAEKRIFNKDLLPGKGFDQIEGLVNDDFEGLNILEAAGSLHEGMIYGLSLPQLAKDLDAKVLIVNLWEDCKSVDALLDAKKQLGEKLAGVVLNGVLPQEVEKVKNEIIPSLQDLDIEVFGVMPKSPLLRSVTVGELVRRLDAQVICCPEKDQLLVETLSIGAMGVNSAMEFFRRRRNMAVVTGADRTDIQLAALEASTQCLILTGLGDPLSQLIHRAEELEVPILKVELDTLSSVEIIEQAFGHVRIHESIKASYAIQLVQEHVNLKRILEKIDFPCNFSDKC; encoded by the coding sequence ATGAGCGATATATTATTAATTGGCTCATGTGAGCCATTTAGTGGTAAGTCTGCAATGGTTCTTGGGATAGCAAAAAAACTTTTACAGAAGAAAAAAAAAGTACGCATAGGAAAACCTCTGGCAACATGTATTGAACTTACCAATCTCCCCTCAATGTCTTATGAAGGATTAATAGATGATGATGTTAAGTTTATTGGATCAACATTAAATATCGAAGAAGAGAATTTAATTTCTTCAGTAGGATTATTGGATAATATCTCAGCTGAAAAAAGAATCTTCAATAAAGACTTACTTCCAGGAAAAGGTTTTGATCAGATTGAAGGATTGGTTAATGATGATTTTGAAGGTCTGAATATTTTAGAGGCAGCCGGAAGTCTTCATGAGGGTATGATTTATGGCTTAAGTCTCCCACAACTAGCTAAGGATTTAGATGCAAAAGTTTTAATTGTGAATTTATGGGAAGATTGTAAAAGTGTGGATGCATTACTTGATGCGAAAAAACAATTAGGTGAGAAATTGGCTGGAGTTGTATTAAACGGAGTTTTGCCGCAAGAAGTCGAAAAAGTTAAAAATGAAATAATACCCTCTCTTCAAGATCTGGATATTGAAGTATTTGGAGTGATGCCTAAATCACCACTTCTTAGAAGTGTTACCGTAGGTGAGCTTGTAAGAAGACTAGATGCCCAAGTAATTTGTTGCCCTGAAAAAGATCAATTGCTTGTTGAAACATTAAGTATTGGTGCAATGGGGGTGAATTCTGCAATGGAATTTTTCAGGAGAAGAAGAAATATGGCTGTAGTTACTGGAGCTGATAGAACTGATATCCAACTTGCTGCTTTGGAGGCTTCGACTCAATGCCTTATTTTAACTGGTTTAGGAGATCCTTTGTCACAATTGATTCATAGAGCGGAGGAATTGGAGGTGCCAATTTTAAAGGTGGAATTAGATACTCTTTCCTCCGTGGAAATTATTGAACAAGCTTTTGGTCATGTCAGAATACATGAATCAATTAAAGCTTCTTATGCTATTCAATTAGTTCAAGAGCATGTAAATCTAAAAAGAATTCTCGAAAAGATAGATTTTCCCTGCAATTTTTCAGATAAATGCTAA
- a CDS encoding DNA recombination-mediator protein A, which produces MSRSLDLPATEGVDALAQELAKLQDNGKRRIAFLGSRHVPVVDIHLIELIARSLAEEGHNILTSGSQGVNAAVIRAVLDINPSLLTVLLPQSLDRQIPEIKDQLEMVMHLVEKSENDELPLPLASSLCNQEIITRCDQLICFAFHDSETLLNSCRCAEEMGKVVSLLFFD; this is translated from the coding sequence TTGAGTCGCTCTTTAGATCTACCAGCAACTGAAGGTGTTGATGCCTTAGCTCAAGAACTTGCAAAACTCCAAGATAATGGGAAAAGGAGAATTGCTTTTTTAGGTAGTAGACACGTACCGGTTGTAGATATCCACTTGATTGAGTTGATTGCAAGGTCGTTAGCAGAGGAAGGACATAATATCCTTACTTCAGGATCTCAAGGAGTTAATGCAGCTGTTATTCGAGCTGTCTTAGATATTAATCCATCATTATTAACGGTTTTATTACCACAGAGTCTTGATAGACAAATACCCGAAATAAAGGATCAACTTGAGATGGTTATGCATTTGGTTGAAAAAAGTGAAAATGATGAATTACCTTTGCCACTTGCAAGTAGTCTTTGTAATCAAGAAATTATTACTAGATGCGATCAATTAATATGCTTTGCCTTTCACGATAGTGAAACTTTACTAAATAGTTGTAGATGTGCCGAAGAAATGGGCAAAGTGGTTAGTTTGTTATTTTTTGATTAA
- a CDS encoding YajQ family cyclic di-GMP-binding protein translates to MAESFSFDVVSDFDRQELVNTLDQVKREISQRYDLKGTNTSVDLEKENIFIITNSELTLNAVNDIIRQKAIKRNLSLKVFDYGEIEVVSGNRIKQTILLKQGIKQEIAKKISKNIRDQIKKINVSINGETMRVASKSKNDLQLAIKLVSELEESLNIPLKANNFR, encoded by the coding sequence ATGGCAGAAAGTTTTTCATTTGATGTAGTTTCTGATTTTGATAGACAAGAATTAGTAAATACTTTGGATCAAGTTAAAAGGGAAATTTCTCAACGTTATGATTTGAAGGGCACGAATACTTCAGTTGATTTAGAAAAAGAAAATATTTTTATAATCACCAATAGCGAACTTACTTTGAATGCTGTTAATGACATAATTAGACAAAAGGCAATAAAAAGAAACTTATCTCTTAAAGTATTTGACTACGGTGAAATTGAAGTGGTAAGTGGCAATAGAATTAAACAGACAATTTTACTAAAACAAGGTATTAAACAAGAAATTGCAAAAAAAATAAGTAAAAATATTAGAGATCAAATTAAAAAAATTAATGTCAGCATCAATGGAGAAACAATGAGAGTTGCTAGTAAGAGCAAAAATGATCTTCAATTGGCAATTAAGCTTGTTAGTGAGTTGGAGGAGTCTTTGAACATTCCTCTAAAAGCAAATAACTTTAGATAA
- a CDS encoding prohibitin family protein, whose translation MSTSFKNVTPTGPGGTATLLIVLSFTGFLLLTQSLFVVPSGQVAVVTTLGKVSGPSRRAGLNFKLPFVQSVYPFDIKTQVQPEKFETLTKDLQVIRATATVKYSVKPNEAGRIFATIASRNSDVYQKIVQPSLLKALKSVFSQYELETIATEFAVISEKVGDTVAQELNSFDYVDVKSLDLTGLEIAEEYRAAIEQKQIAGQQLLRAKTEVEIAEQEALRYETLNRSLDDQVLFKLFLDKWDGSTQVVPGLPGSEGGSPPVIVGGRR comes from the coding sequence ATGTCAACATCCTTTAAAAATGTCACGCCAACAGGTCCGGGTGGGACAGCAACATTACTGATTGTATTGTCTTTTACTGGCTTTCTTTTGCTTACCCAATCATTATTTGTTGTACCTTCTGGACAAGTTGCAGTTGTTACAACATTAGGGAAAGTAAGTGGCCCCTCTAGGAGAGCTGGTTTAAACTTTAAACTTCCATTTGTTCAGTCTGTATATCCATTTGACATAAAAACTCAAGTTCAACCCGAAAAATTTGAAACTTTAACTAAAGATCTTCAAGTTATTAGGGCTACAGCTACTGTTAAATATTCAGTAAAGCCTAACGAAGCAGGAAGGATTTTTGCAACAATTGCAAGCAGAAATAGCGATGTTTATCAGAAAATTGTTCAGCCATCTTTGCTAAAAGCTCTAAAATCAGTCTTTTCTCAATATGAGCTAGAAACAATTGCTACTGAATTCGCAGTAATTTCTGAGAAAGTAGGAGATACAGTTGCACAAGAACTAAATTCATTCGATTATGTCGATGTTAAAAGTTTAGATCTTACTGGATTAGAGATCGCTGAGGAATATAGAGCTGCGATTGAACAAAAGCAAATAGCTGGTCAGCAATTACTAAGAGCAAAGACAGAAGTTGAAATTGCAGAACAAGAAGCACTTAGATATGAGACATTAAATAGAAGTCTTGACGATCAGGTGCTTTTTAAATTATTTCTCGACAAATGGGATGGTAGTACACAAGTTGTTCCTGGCTTGCCAGGCTCAGAAGGAGGTAGTCCCCCAGTAATAGTTGGCGGTAGAAGATAA
- the hemL gene encoding glutamate-1-semialdehyde 2,1-aminomutase — translation MTDILNYTKSEEIFSAAQQLMPGGVSSPVRAFKSVGGQPIVFDRVKGPFAWDIDGNRYIDYIGSWGPAICGHAHPEVTTALQEAIEKGTSFGAPCVLENKLAEMVIEAVPSVEMVRFVNSGTEACMAVLRLMRAFTGRDKVIKFDGCYHGHADMFLVKAGSGVATLGLPDSPGVPRTTTANTLTAPYNDLEAVKKLFSENPDAISGVILEPIVGNAGFITPEPGFLEGLRELTSENGSLLVFDEVMTGFRISYGGAQEKFGVTPDLTTLGKVIGGGLPVGAYGGKKEIMSMVAPSGPVYQAGTLSGNPLAMTAGIKTLELLKQDGTYDKLDLTTSRLIEGIIQSAENNGIAINGGSVSAMFGFFLCDGPVRNFDEAKTNNAELFGKLHREMLRRGIYLAPSPFEAGFTSLAHSEEEIDKTIEAFDESFNAIKK, via the coding sequence GTGACTGACATATTAAATTACACAAAATCTGAAGAAATTTTCTCTGCAGCCCAACAACTAATGCCAGGAGGTGTTAGCTCTCCAGTAAGAGCTTTTAAATCTGTTGGTGGTCAACCAATTGTTTTTGATAGAGTCAAAGGTCCTTTTGCTTGGGATATTGATGGAAATAGATATATTGACTACATAGGAAGCTGGGGACCGGCTATATGTGGACATGCCCACCCAGAAGTTACAACAGCATTACAGGAAGCAATTGAGAAAGGCACGAGCTTTGGTGCTCCTTGCGTTCTAGAGAACAAGCTTGCTGAAATGGTAATAGAAGCAGTCCCATCTGTAGAAATGGTTAGATTTGTTAATAGTGGAACTGAAGCATGTATGGCCGTTTTGAGACTCATGCGAGCTTTTACTGGAAGAGATAAAGTTATTAAATTTGACGGTTGCTATCACGGTCATGCGGATATGTTTTTAGTGAAAGCAGGATCTGGAGTTGCCACTCTGGGTTTACCGGATTCTCCAGGTGTTCCACGGACAACTACTGCCAACACACTTACTGCACCCTACAATGACCTTGAAGCAGTAAAAAAATTATTTTCTGAGAATCCAGATGCCATTTCTGGGGTTATACTCGAGCCTATCGTTGGTAATGCTGGATTTATTACTCCAGAACCTGGATTCTTGGAAGGATTAAGGGAATTAACCTCTGAGAATGGATCCTTATTAGTTTTTGACGAAGTAATGACCGGATTTAGAATAAGTTATGGAGGCGCTCAAGAAAAGTTTGGGGTTACTCCTGATTTAACCACCCTTGGGAAAGTAATTGGTGGAGGCCTACCTGTTGGGGCTTATGGAGGAAAGAAAGAAATAATGTCAATGGTAGCGCCTTCAGGACCCGTATACCAAGCAGGTACTTTGAGCGGCAATCCTCTTGCAATGACTGCTGGAATAAAAACTCTTGAACTGCTCAAACAAGATGGTACCTACGATAAACTTGATTTAACAACTTCTAGATTAATTGAAGGGATAATTCAGTCTGCAGAAAATAACGGTATCGCTATCAATGGTGGTAGTGTAAGTGCTATGTTTGGTTTTTTCTTATGCGATGGGCCAGTTCGGAACTTTGATGAAGCCAAAACAAATAATGCCGAACTTTTTGGTAAGTTGCATAGAGAAATGCTTAGACGAGGAATTTACCTAGCACCAAGTCCCTTCGAAGCTGGTTTCACATCACTAGCTCACAGCGAAGAAGAAATTGATAAAACTATCGAGGCTTTTGACGAATCTTTCAATGCAATAAAAAAATAA
- the xth gene encoding exodeoxyribonuclease III, whose product MLIATWNVNSIRTRLSQIIDWINENNPDILCFQETKVMDDSFPIEPFEKLGYSVEVYGQKSYNGVAIISKIKPENVKKGFYGCTDFNQNIEIFLDQKRLISADINGIKIINVYVPNGSSLESSKFEYKINWLNCLASFLDDLEKKGELICLMGDFNVAPYNLDIHDPKKYEGGIMASEIERNALNNVLKKRLIDSFRIFEQNTGHWSWWDYRNNAFELNKGWRIDHIYISKELSSKLKSCVIDSSPRGNLRPSDHAPVMIDLNFNDINVDFFEDDDDFFET is encoded by the coding sequence TTGTTAATAGCAACTTGGAATGTTAACTCTATAAGAACCAGACTTTCACAAATAATAGATTGGATTAATGAAAACAATCCAGATATATTATGTTTTCAGGAAACAAAAGTGATGGATGATAGTTTCCCTATTGAACCTTTTGAAAAATTAGGATACTCAGTAGAGGTCTATGGGCAAAAATCATATAATGGCGTAGCTATTATTTCTAAAATAAAGCCAGAAAATGTTAAAAAAGGATTCTACGGTTGTACCGACTTTAATCAAAATATCGAAATTTTCCTAGATCAAAAAAGATTGATTTCTGCTGATATTAATGGTATTAAAATCATCAATGTTTACGTGCCAAATGGTTCTTCTCTAGAATCTAGTAAGTTCGAATACAAAATTAATTGGTTAAATTGTTTGGCTTCATTTTTGGATGACCTAGAAAAAAAAGGAGAATTAATTTGTCTTATGGGTGATTTTAATGTTGCGCCTTATAACTTGGATATACATGATCCAAAGAAATATGAAGGAGGAATAATGGCATCTGAGATAGAGAGAAATGCGCTAAATAATGTTCTGAAAAAAAGATTAATAGATTCGTTCAGGATTTTTGAACAGAATACTGGCCATTGGAGTTGGTGGGATTACCGTAATAACGCATTTGAATTAAATAAAGGTTGGAGAATAGACCATATATATATCAGCAAAGAACTGTCATCAAAACTTAAAAGTTGTGTCATAGACAGCTCACCTAGGGGTAATTTGCGTCCAAGTGATCATGCTCCAGTAATGATAGATCTTAACTTTAACGACATAAATGTAGATTTTTTTGAGGATGATGATGATTTCTTCGAAACATAA
- the larC gene encoding nickel pincer cofactor biosynthesis protein LarC: protein MDDVLIECSPGISGDMLLGAFYDLGVPKKVIEQPLIDLGLKNLYQLDFEDSKSCSIRGIKAKVENIDCSPIKRTWRSIKELILNGHLEDKLKKIIYEVFESLATAEGKVHGIKSDDVHFHEIGAIDSLVDIIGVCASLNYLNPKRVYCNEPMLGKGFVQTEHGKLSVPPPAVIELIRQKNIKVLSNRDSIEGELSTPTGIALLANLVDYPEPPSKFSINSYGVGIGNLKFPFPNLVRVYKITSFEDFSINHNEQISPKCEEISIQEAWIDDQTPEDISNFVEKLRIEGAYDVSYQAINMKKNRIGFSIQAILPIKKKEFFRRLWFDYSSTIGVRERTQSRWILLRRRGECSTTFGNIKVKQTLKPDGSINMKPENDEVLRLKLKHKISTYEIRKIIKDSSKKFKAFENWK from the coding sequence ATGGATGATGTTTTAATTGAATGTTCTCCTGGTATCTCTGGAGATATGTTGTTAGGAGCTTTTTATGATTTAGGGGTGCCTAAAAAAGTTATTGAACAGCCACTTATTGATCTTGGATTAAAGAATCTATATCAACTAGACTTTGAAGATTCAAAAAGTTGTTCAATCCGAGGCATCAAGGCAAAGGTTGAGAATATTGATTGTAGTCCTATCAAAAGAACTTGGAGAAGTATTAAGGAACTTATATTAAATGGCCATTTAGAAGATAAATTAAAAAAAATAATTTATGAAGTATTTGAATCTTTAGCAACTGCGGAAGGAAAAGTTCATGGAATTAAATCTGATGATGTTCATTTTCATGAAATTGGAGCTATAGATTCATTGGTTGATATCATTGGGGTATGTGCTTCACTGAATTACTTAAATCCAAAGAGAGTTTATTGTAATGAACCAATGTTGGGAAAAGGTTTTGTTCAAACTGAACATGGAAAATTATCTGTACCACCTCCTGCTGTAATAGAGCTAATAAGACAAAAAAATATTAAGGTTTTATCAAACCGTGACTCAATAGAGGGTGAACTCTCAACACCAACTGGCATTGCTTTGCTTGCTAATTTAGTCGACTATCCAGAACCTCCTTCGAAATTCTCTATTAACTCTTATGGAGTAGGCATTGGCAACCTAAAATTCCCATTTCCTAATTTGGTAAGAGTTTATAAAATAACTTCATTTGAGGATTTTTCTATTAACCATAATGAACAAATTAGTCCAAAGTGTGAAGAGATATCTATTCAAGAAGCATGGATTGATGATCAAACGCCGGAAGATATATCTAATTTTGTGGAGAAACTGAGAATTGAGGGGGCTTACGACGTTTCCTATCAAGCTATTAATATGAAAAAAAATAGAATTGGATTTTCTATTCAAGCAATCCTACCCATTAAGAAAAAAGAATTTTTTAGACGATTATGGTTTGATTATTCCAGTACTATTGGGGTTCGTGAAAGGACCCAATCTAGATGGATATTACTTAGACGTAGAGGAGAATGTTCAACGACTTTTGGAAATATAAAAGTTAAACAAACTTTGAAACCCGATGGATCAATAAATATGAAACCAGAAAATGATGAGGTTCTAAGATTAAAATTAAAGCATAAAATATCAACTTACGAAATAAGAAAAATAATAAAAGATTCAAGTAAGAAATTTAAAGCATTTGAAAACTGGAAGTGA